The DNA window GAGTGCAGAGTCAAAGCGAGATCAAACCAGCAACACGCCGTCAAATCGAGATAGATTACAAATTAACAAGGTCAACAAAGGAAAGAAATGTCTGTGCAAAAAGGACAAAAAGTGTTTCGCATGCAAAAACCAGGAACAGGGTAGTTTGTCAGGGCCAAGAGCCATTCAAGATCGAGTGTGTCAATGCATCCAGATCCATTACAGGGGTATAAACAATGCTGACTAcaagaggaaaaagaaacgaTAAAAATAAATGGCAGCTTATCTGTTTTTGGTAATCGTGAGCCGGAAGACTCGACATGTGGGAATAGAGAATAGTTCTTTAGACAAGTGATGAGTTATCATGACAGGAGACAGTTCATGTTGGTAGCAAGCCACGTCTTCTATCTAGATCGGGCTCTTTCGTCTGAACTTGTATCAGGTCAATTTTAACCTACAGTTTGGAAAGCAGTGAAGCTCCAGGTCTTGGACGGGTTATTTAAATGATCATGACAACTGCTTCCAAGGCAATGGATGGAGATCATCTCTATTGGCAAAGACACGAAAGAAGCAACACTCGTGAACACGCAATCGAGCGGCGACAGACTGTAGATATGGAAGACCTCCgaagggaaaaaagaaaaatactGACAAACATGAACATTCTCACAATTCGTCTCCTCCTATCAAGCGCTTCCAATTGCTATCCACCAAAAAGAGTAGATCCTCCACAAGACTCTCAACCCTTGCCATATATCCATTAGAGATGCTACAAACTACCTACCCGGCGATGCATCATATACATGAAAAATCCCTACCCCTGGACATCAAACACCAAAGCTGACTCACGTGAGATGTGTAGTACATACAAGCTCAACAACCTTCTTGTCATCTGCAGTTGGTCGGTTGGACTGTGATTGCTGCAGTGACATACATCTCAATACCGGGTTACTCGATAACCGGGTTTTAAAGAAACAAACCGGTGAGACATGCAGCGTTCTAACTGGCTCACTCGTGGAAATTGAGGCCATACAATACGATTTTGCTTTTCGTAGGCTTCCGAaatcttttaactttttacttCAAGAGGATATTAGTCCATAGCGGAACTTTAACTCTTCAACAAGGACACGAAACGAGAGTCTGCGATGGATCAATCAGCTACTGAATAACCAACgtctccttcttttctccCCCACATCTAAACGAGAGAGAATATCCTCTTGGGTTTTGCCAAGGCTCGCTTATATAGACAGGGTTACTATAATACTAGTTACATTAGACGAGGACGCTACAAAATGGAGAACTGCAACAGACAAAAAAGCAATAAGAGGTGTCTCTGTatctattctttctttttcctctttcttttcgCCTCTGGTTATCCAATACCTTGTCCCATTCTGCTTTTTGTAAGTGAGATGTCACTTTTTCTTCTGCTAAGTCGAACGATTCTTGTCGGTTTTGCTCGGTTAAATGGTCTGGTCGTATGTAACAGGATAGAGATAGTATACCATGTCGAGGAAGAAAAATAGACACGAATAGAAATCCTTGCTCACACAATGAATTTTACCTGTAGATTCTGTAGATTCTGTATCTCGGTGGAGTTGGAGGCAGccttgtctctctctctcttcttgttAGTTAGAACCTTGCTCCTTGTCCCGTATATAAAGAGATGAGATGGCCTCTGCACATTTCCTATTCTCATCGCCATTACCGAGTCGTGCTACTACTATGTACTGCAGGTCTCACCGTGCccatttatttatattaaaaaaataaaaagtctgCATGTTACATACTACTTAACTACGCcgcttttacttttttcttcaaCTACTACTATATATCCTCTTGGCGCCGATCGTCTTGCAACATATAAGGAACTTGTTTTCCTCACCATGGCTACTCCAATCATCATCCCTATGATTCCACCTCTGTACCTCATGGAGTCGCCGCCGCCGGGAGAAGTCAGGACTCTTGAGAATCCGCCTAGCAGTGCTGGCGCTGTCTTGCCTGCTGGAGTGGCGACTACTGGTGCTGCGTTCATCATTGTCGTTATTCGAATACTCACGAGAAAGTTTGTGGTCAAGAGTTCGCTGGGAGTTGATGACTGTAAGTCTTTATTCTGTCACTTCTGCAGGGATAACCATGCTAATTTGGACAGATCTATGTATAGCAAGTCTCGTTTTCGCTTTTGGCTTTCTTGCTATGGCACTTACACGTAAGTAGAATCCTTTTGACTGAATTGGTGATTTTCCTTTAATCTAACAGCAAGTAGTACTAGACGTTGGCGTCGGAAATCACACATGGGATGTCCCTATTCGACCATATGTCCCCAAGTTCGGGCAGTACAGCACTGCTTCGAACCTACTCTACTGCGCCAGCATTGTTCTTTCCAAACTCTCCGTCCTCTCATTCTATCTCCGAATCTCCATCGACAAGATCGTCCGCCGAGCCGTTTACTTTTGCATGGCTCTGGTGTGCGCCTACAGTTTCACATACGTCCTGCTAGTCATCTTCCGATGTTGGCCTATAACTGCGACCTTTGATCCGCTCCAGCAGGACAAGTGCATTGATCTAAGTATCCTCGCTATATATCTCATCGCCTGCAGTGTTGCAGTCGATCTCTTTCTCATGATAATCCCCTTCCGGATTGTCAAGCCTCTGCAAGTTCCCATGAGTCAAAAGCTCGGTCTTGCATTTCTCTTTGCGACAGGAGGTTCCATCATCGGTGTCACCCTACGACGACTCACCATCACTCTTCCCATGATCACGAGCGACGACTACACGTGGGAGCTACCGCCACAGATCATCTTGAGTTTCCTCGAGGTCAACCTGAGCATATTTGTTATCTCGCTCCCCGCACTCAAGCCTTTCTTCAAGCGCTACATACCCTTCCTTATCCAGTCCACGATCCGTTCTCAGGACAAGACTCCCAAGAACAGCTCCAGCAATCAGGAGAAGGGAAGTGGCTGCcaaaacgccgtcgactcaTATGAACTATCTCACAGAAAGTCAGATGGTCCTCACGATGAAGAGGCACGTTTGTGGTACAGGGATCCCGAGCAGGGTGTTGCTGTCGACTCGGATGGATTCAGGCAAGACGTAGACAGCTTTGAAAGCGCGGCTGATCGTTGTCCCTCTCTGACCCAGAAGCCTGAACCAGCTGTTGTCAGTTTCAGCACCAGAAGGTCTCACAGTGTCAATGGCATCGATGTTAGCAGGGAAACAGTCGTGACATATGGCCAAGCGGTGTAGGAGAACTACTTGAAGAGTCAGGGACTCGATGAACTTTACGAACAAATAAACACAAGCGCCGCGCCGCTCTACATAGAGCGTTTCAACACACTTCAAGGACAGTATGATGTCGGCAAGTCTGACACGAGAGGACGTCCACGAAGAACAGAAAACATACCCTTCGATTACATTTCAAGGACTACAGGCGCGACTTTCAAATGGCGCTACGAAAACAAAAGTATTGGCTTTGATCAATTTCACAGTTAGCGATTATGCTTTAAAAGGATTAATGGAACTAGATAAACATTATTTTGCCATATGTAACGCAGTATTCATGTTGATCATGATAATTTATTACAATTTACGAGATTATGGCTTTACCCATATCTATGTCTTTCCAACTGTTCATGATGTGATGACCAATAAGTTGGGTTGTGAAAGAAACGAATTACAGACTTGTTCCTTCGTCTCTAGCATGGTACCCATTTCCATTGGTGATTCTCTCCTCTTGACTTACCACAGCCTTGGGAAGTCCAAAACCAACGCcgaaaaagacaaagatggCCCATTTCCATCGAAAAGGGTTGATGACAACACAAAAGAAGAACCACCAGAGAAGTTCCagataagtaaaaaagtcaaagGCACCAGTTGGGCTGGTGAGTTTGAGAGTCTTTGTCAAGTCGATCCAGCGCTGCATCCAAAACGGACTGGGGCGAGACAAGGGGTCCATGAGAAACATGAGCAGAATTCTAGTGTAAATTCCAATATGCCAGTTACCGACCGTCCCGATGGCGTTGACGTATGTGCAGTTGATGGCTGAGATGGAAGGGTGAGATGGTGGGAATGTCTGGAGATACCAGTTTGGTGGTGGATATGGCTCTCTGAAGCAATCGTCGGGgaggaaagagagagagggcCTCTTAAAACCAGTCGCCATGACGACAATGTCTGCGTCGATAACTTCTTCATGGCCGGGACCACCTTGGGGAACACCCTTGGCACGTCGATTGACACGAACTCCTTCATGGACAAATTCATCAATGTCACAGCGAACCCATTCGGCTTTACCCTCTCTCAGCTTATCCATAACATCAGAGTTAACCATGGGTGTCTCCATGAACAAGCCATGGCTCTTGTCCGGTGAAATGTTCTCCAGATCTCTGTAGAAGAGCTTTCGGAGGAAGAACTCGGGAATGAAGGATAGAACTGTCTCTTGGCCGAATATGTTGAAGCTGAGAAGAGCGTCGACAAACATGTTGCGAGGAATAATCCACTTGTCTGAGCGGGAGACGATGCTTACTTTGGCAGCGTCTTCTGCAAAGGCGAATTCGAGGGACTCTACTGCAGAAGCACCACCGCCAATGATGGCCATTTTCTTACCCTTGACATCTTTTCTAAAGCCGAGTCAGTATTTGTTCTTCTGTTGCTGCAGGATACGTACCCAGTCAAATCACTAGAGTGGTAGATGGGACCTTTAAAGTTGTCCATGCCAGGAATCTTGGGCATCTTGGGCGCACCACAAGTACCAACAGCAGCGATGACACCACCAAAGCGACCGAGAGAAGGATTGTTGACGATCCATCTTCCATGTTCGTCTTGGTAAACACGATCAATCTTGGTGTTGAAGCGAGTACGCTCTTTGAGTCCATAGCGCTCCCAGAGCTGTCTGACCTGACTGAGGATTTGCTGACGATCAGGGTATCCACGGTTCCACTGGACAGAAGGATGGAAACGATACATTAACGAATGGATTTGGAGTCCAGATGTTTCATTGACTCTCTGTCAATACAATTAGTTTTTGCCCTTGAGTATGGGTAGTTGATTGCTTACACTCCAGATACCGCCCACATTATCCTTCGACCCAGCTTCGAAAATTACAACGTCAAAGCCATGTCCGATACAATGAGCAGCAGAAGTAACACCCGTGATACCAGCGCCAATTACAGCGATTTTAGGTCTGTTTCGTCCCAGGTCTGCATTTTCACTGGGTGGTTTGGGTGAGAGGAGTTTAGCTGTGATCCATTGGAAGATttggaagatgaagatgagaggATGTAAGATTGGATTGACGAGGCCTGAGTTGAGAGGCATGATGGCAACAGTCGGTGAggttgttgaagaatgagGAATATTGTGATTGAGAATCTGTCTCTGGTGTTTTCATGTGAAACTCAATTGGTCTCGTTGCTTTGGTTATCATGACGTCAATCTTTCACATGTCAAATGTGATATGACAATGACGAGTCAATGATTCAAATTCCAAGGTTAAGTTGGATAAATATTGATAGTGATATgaagatcagatcagatcattGATAACATGGCTGAAACAACAATAACTTGATCATTCCAGCCTCGAATCATATCATTTATTTCTAGGCCTCACCTTGCTCTATAAACTCCAGCTCATCCACCTAAGCAGGCATTATTCACAAAATATTAACCAGCCATTGAGACCTCTACACAACACCTTCACTCATAATAAACTCAAAATGGAACATCCAGGTAAGAGTTATGGTTACAATGACCCCAATTGACTACTAACCACATCACAGTCAAAGAAATCGGGGGCGTCATCAAGTCGCTCACCCAAGGTGCACCAGATGTCCAAGAGTCTGCTCTAAGAGAATATTTTCTCCCCAACGCTTCATTCACACACCCATTCTGTCACGTTCCATCCATATCGAAAGGACAAGCTCCTCTTGCAGGCGGTCTTGAATCTATCCAATTGATACTGGGAATCTACCGATGGTACCGTACTCTAAGTCCGCACATTGACATCCAGGTGGACTCGGCAGGTGAGCAGATGTGTctataatatctatttaatgcTAACAGTTCCCCAGCATTTGATCAAAAAAGTGGCCTTCTTTACGTCTCGCTCCGCCAAACCTTTGCTCTCTGGTTTGTGCCTCTTTACAAAGCACCAGTACGACTCGTCTCAGTTCTACAACTCACCCAACTATCGCCCGAATCATCTTCAGATGAGGACGAAGCGCCCGACGATACAAAACCTCGTCGACAGAGCCCAAAGTACTACATCGCCAGCCAGGAAGATTTGTACCCCGTCAATGACTGCATTCAGTTCTTGTGTCCTGGACTAGGTCCCTTCTTGTGGAGGATTTGGCAGTTGTATAGCACTTGGTTGTGTATAATGGGGTCTTTGTTGTTTCTGCCTGTTTACTTTTTGCTCAATGGTTCAGGATCAAAGACAAGGAGAACAATGCCCAAGTTTTAGTTTGTGTTATTCTTGGCGTTTTGGTAAAGGGTTGGGTCTATGGATATGATGGAATGAGTAATGATGGCGTCTTGAAATCTATGGCAGAACATGAGCACTGCTATTGTAAACTTGCACGAGCTGGGGGGTGATTAATTAAAGATGCGTATATTTGGAATGCACACAGATGAAGGATAAGTTTACGAGGCAAACTCGGCAGTTGTCATGAAATACTCGATGCAAGAGGAGCTATCCAGATATCAACATGTCTCAAATATCTCTCAGCCAACTCGACGCCACAACTGTGTTGAAATGAACAGAATTGTTCGACTAAGGAACAGTTGGTTCTGCAACTAGGACCTCTATCTGCACATATGTACTTCAAAAACGGTTCCGTCTCGTAATACCTCTGCATGCGACGATGCATCTCTCCAGTCGTATTCCGTGAAGTTTAGACGTTGAACCCGAACATCTATTTTTGTAAATGTTATGATAGAAGGATCTAATTATCACTTTGGAAGAAGAATATCATTAGTAGTTCAATTACCAACTGTCAACTGTTGATGACCGAGATAGGCCACAATCCCCAATTCCCGGTTGGAAACATGTTTACATTGCTTTGGCGCTCGTTGATAGGTGTGGTCGAGGTTAACATGAACGAAAAAGGCAATTATCTTGACCAATTCTATGGTCTATGTTTAGCCAAGATAAGCATGCCAAGAGTATGAGGGTGTCCTCGCCTTTGGGGGTTGTTTATGACCAGTCCCATGATCATGGCAATCACAGCAACTCCCTATCAAACCCTGCAGGTCTCCAAAACAGTGCAGAGTAACCGGGAGTTTTTGTCTTGTTTGGGTATAGACGGACTTATCAGCCCGCACATGTCATGGCTGATCTCAATCGTGGGGAAATCTGGGCGAGGAACCTGCCAAGACGGGCATCAACGGTATGTAACAGTCCCTCTTTCATGACAAGCGTCAGGAACATGCTGAAACGACGCGACCAACGGTCATCAACAAAGTGAAGGGCCAAACAGTCCTGTTGTGGCTGTCAAGTTTGTAAGTGCGAGTGAGTAACGTTAGGTGGCCCTGTCTGTTACCCTGTATCGACAACGGGGTTAATGATGGCTGGTTCTCTGCTTCACCGGCGTTATCTATTTGACGCCTTCAAATTTTTACTGTCTCTAGGAGTGAGCTGCAGATTGAGATAGCGACGTACATACGGAAGAGCCTCTAGGGCGAGCCATGTCCCAATGACTGAAGATTCTCTTCAACAAACACCTATTGATGTAAACAAGGCTTAGATTTTCATGGTGGATAGGCTCCAGAGGTCTAGTCATGGTCCAGCTGCTGCCTGTTATCGTTTCACGGGAGAGACGGCAGGTTATCTTTTGTACGACGATAGTGAGACAACACCATATTCAATGTGTCGGCTACATGGTAATAAACCCAGAGTACGAGACTGCCTCTGATCGAGATAAGGGCCCAGTTACATGAATTGATATTTACCTTGACCACGAGTTGATCTCCCATCATTCTCACGGATGTATCGGGGATGATCAAGCTCATTTCCATATTCGGGCATGGATACCAATATCCTGTTCCGCTCATCGACAACTGTTGTCGCCCATATTCTGATGCCTTATCTCTGCCCTTGTCAGAGCCACACCTTTCCATATCAGGGCTGAGTTGCCGCAACCCAAGTTCCTCATCAACCCTTGCGCGCATCATCAATTGGTCTCATGTATCAGAGCGGGGTAAAACCTACCCTCGATAGCTCTTCAAGCTAAGACTCTCTAGGTAAAAATCTCCCTGTCGAGAATCTGGGGAAACAATGGGGGGGCGTTTAGAGCTAAGCTACATCCTGGACAGTGACAAGGAAGTTCGTGATAACAGGCTCTAGATGCCATTGAATCTAACCGATGTAGGTGTCACTATAATGGAGGCGTCACAATTTAAATACAACGCGGTCCTGTGTTGGGACACGCTTCTGTCAACTCAGACAGCTCTTCATTCTATCTCGATTGTTTCACTTTTATCAATATGAGTCTGGCTTCGGATAAAGGAAGCTTGGGTGGCTCTTCCGAGCCTAAACATGTTGAGAGAGCGTCTCAAAGCGGCGATGCTGCTGATCTCACAGCTTTGGGCTACAAGCCTGAACTTCAAAGGAATCGTTCCATGTTtactcttctcttccaaTCGCTAGCAATTGCTGCTGTGAGTTTGCTGTCTCAAAATTATGAGTAGCATGCACTAAATTTGATAGATCCCTTATGGTTTCGGTGCACCTCTCATTAATGCCGTCTATGGCGGTGGCCAACTATCCATGTTTCTCGGTTGGATCGTCGTCTGTATCCTCGATGAATGTATCGCCATTTCCCTTGGCGAACTCGCCGCTCGATGGCCCACGTCCGCAGGTCCCTACTACTGGTCCTTCCAAATCGCTTCACCAAAATACAGAACGGTTCTATCATTCATAACAGGGTGGACATGGCTCGTTGGTAATTGGACTATTACACTATCAGTCAACTTTGGCTTCGCTTCACTACTAGCTGGTGGTATCAGCATCTTCCTTCCGGAATACGATTGGCAACCATGGAAGCTTGTGCTCATCTTTTACGGTCTCTGCGTATTCACCTGGGTAATCGTCGCTTTTGGAAATAAGTTTCTTCCAACAGTTGATACGTTTTGTGCCGCATTTACGGCCATTACTATCTTTATTGCCTGTGTGTATCTGTCGACTGAGGCAAAGGATGGGAGACACTCACCGAGTTACACGCTTGTGAGTATTGCGGTGCTAATGGATGTACGTAAACTGACTTTGATAAAGGGACACTTTGATCCAAACCTGTCAGGATGGGGAAACTTTGGGTTCTGGGTTGGAGCTTTGCCTTCAGCTTATACGTGAGTTTCGTTTCTGGGGTGATCAGTGTCGTTCTGACGCGTTTAGGTTCTCTGCTATTGGCATGATCACAGCCATGGCTGAGGAATGCGGCGATGTCACCGTGAAACTTCCTAGGGCAATGTCTCTTTGCATCCCTGTTGGTTGTATTGCAGGCTTATTCTTTGTAAGTTTTGGACACGCGGGTATAGTCGTCAACTGACCATCCATAGATCATCCCCATTTGCGCCACACT is part of the Fusarium poae strain DAOMC 252244 chromosome 4, whole genome shotgun sequence genome and encodes:
- a CDS encoding hypothetical protein (TransMembrane:7 (o36-57i69-92o120-139i151-171o191-216i228-248o268-287i)), whose amino-acid sequence is MATPIIIPMIPPLYLMESPPPGEVRTLENPPSSAGAVLPAGVATTGAAFIIVVIRILTRKFVVKSSLGVDDYLCIASLVFAFGFLAMALTLLDVGVGNHTWDVPIRPYVPKFGQYSTASNLLYCASIVLSKLSVLSFYLRISIDKIVRRAVYFCMALVCAYSFTYVLLVIFRCWPITATFDPLQQDKCIDLSILAIYLIACSVAVDLFLMIIPFRIVKPLQVPMSQKLGLAFLFATGGSIIGVTLRRLTITLPMITSDDYTWELPPQIILSFLEVNLSIFVISLPALKPFFKRYIPFLIQSTIRSQDKTPKNSSSNQEKGSGCQNAVDSYELSHRKSDGPHDEEARLWYRDPEQGVAVDSDGFRQDVDSFESAADRCPSLTQKPEPAVVSFSTRRSHSVNGIDVSRETVVTYGQAV
- a CDS encoding hypothetical protein (TransMembrane:3 (o12-30i451-471o477-494i)~BUSCO:19601at5125) yields the protein MPLNSGLVNPILHPLIFIFQIFQWITAKLLSPKPPSENADLGRNRPKIAVIGAGITGVTSAAHCIGHGFDVVIFEAGSKDNVGGIWSRVNETSGLQIHSLMYRFHPSVQWNRGYPDRQQILSQVRQLWERYGLKERTRFNTKIDRVYQDEHGRWIVNNPSLGRFGGVIAAVGTCGAPKMPKIPGMDNFKGPIYHSSDLTGKDVKGKKMAIIGGGASAVESLEFAFAEDAAKVSIVSRSDKWIIPRNMFVDALLSFNIFGQETVLSFIPEFFLRKLFYRDLENISPDKSHGLFMETPMVNSDVMDKLREGKAEWVRCDIDEFVHEGVRVNRRAKGVPQGGPGHEEVIDADIVVMATGFKRPSLSFLPDDCFREPYPPPNWYLQTFPPSHPSISAINCTYVNAIGTVGNWHIGIYTRILLMFLMDPLSRPSPFWMQRWIDLTKTLKLTSPTGAFDFFTYLELLWWFFFCVVINPFRWKWAIFVFFGVGFGLPKAVVSQEERITNGNGYHARDEGTSL
- a CDS encoding hypothetical protein (TransMembrane:1 (o179-201i)~BUSCO:50611at5125), whose translation is MEHPVKEIGGVIKSLTQGAPDVQESALREYFLPNASFTHPFCHVPSISKGQAPLAGGLESIQLILGIYRWYRTLSPHIDIQVDSAAFDQKSGLLYVSLRQTFALWFVPLYKAPVRLVSVLQLTQLSPESSSDEDEAPDDTKPRRQSPKYYIASQEDLYPVNDCIQFLCPGLGPFLWRIWQLYSTWLCIMGSLLFLPVYFLLNGSGSKTRRTMPKF
- a CDS encoding hypothetical protein (TransMembrane:12 (i47-68o80-102i114-139o151-170i177-195o221-245i257-281o309-332i361-379o385-406i426-451o457-478i)); protein product: MSLASDKGSLGGSSEPKHVERASQSGDAADLTALGYKPELQRNRSMFTLLFQSLAIAAIPYGFGAPLINAVYGGGQLSMFLGWIVVCILDECIAISLGELAARWPTSAGWTWLVGNWTITLSVNFGFASLLAGGISIFLPEYDWQPWKLVLIFYGLCVFTWVIVAFGNKFLPTVDTFCAAFTAITIFIACVYLSTEAKDGRHSPSYTLGHFDPNLSGWGNFGFWVGALPSAYTFSAIGMITAMAEECGDVTVKLPRAMSLCIPVGCIAGLFFIIPICATLPPLEILLEAPLAQVLPVIFYRVTGSKAGAMALVVLVLIVTLFCSISITVAASRTTWAFARDRAIPLSRVWSKVDKRHGTPIMALTLTTIIEMLLGLIYLGSSSAFNAFIAVGVIGLAASYAIPIFLSMLTRRAGVNTAPWTFGNKFGWIINVVAVAWILFEMFLFTLPVAIPVNAATMNYAVVVFFGFMAISAVWYVVHARHVYKGPPESDGLSK